In a single window of the Aridibaculum aurantiacum genome:
- the thrS gene encoding threonine--tRNA ligase, which translates to MINVSFPDGAVRQYEQGVSAMDIAKSISEGLARKVLAAKVNDEVWDMTRPINNDVSLKLLTWDDLDGKTTFWHSSAHLMAEALEAVFPGVKLGIGPAIEKGFYYDVDLGDRQITEEDLRKLEVKMVELAKQNSQYTRKEISKNDAVSYFTEKGDEYKLELIDGLEDGQITFYTQGNFTDLCRGPHIPHTGFIKAIKLTNIAGAYWRGDEKRKMLTRIYGVTFPNQKELDEYLKLLEEAKLRDHRKLGKELELFTFSEKVGLGLPLWLPKGAMLRERLQQFLQKAQIETGYLPVITPHIGHKNLYITSGHYEKYGKDSFQPIATPQEGEEFFLKPMNCPHHCEIYKASPRSYKDLPLRLAEFGTVYRYEQHGELHGLTRVRGFTQDDAHLFCMPEQVKDEFKKVIDLVLYVFNSLSFTDYTAQISLRSREDRSKYIGSDENWEISERAIIESAEEKGLPTVIEYGEAAFYGPKLDFMVKDAIGRKWQLGTIQVDYNLPERFDLTYIGEDNAKHRPVMIHRAPFGSMERFIAVLIEHCAGKFPLWLAPTQVMVLPISDKYIPYAKEVEQQLRQKDIRIVTDDRNEKIGKKIREAEMNKVPYMFVVGEKEMNERQVAMRKQSKGDIGVKSINEALELLQEEIDSKRAFE; encoded by the coding sequence ATGATCAATGTTTCTTTTCCGGATGGTGCGGTAAGGCAGTATGAGCAAGGGGTTTCTGCAATGGATATTGCAAAATCTATAAGCGAAGGACTGGCGCGCAAAGTATTAGCAGCAAAAGTGAATGATGAAGTTTGGGATATGACCAGGCCTATCAATAATGATGTTTCGCTGAAACTACTAACGTGGGATGATTTAGATGGAAAAACCACTTTTTGGCATTCATCTGCCCACCTGATGGCTGAAGCTCTGGAAGCTGTTTTTCCTGGTGTGAAACTGGGTATTGGACCTGCTATTGAAAAAGGTTTTTACTATGATGTAGACCTTGGCGACAGGCAGATTACAGAAGAAGACCTGCGCAAACTTGAAGTGAAAATGGTTGAACTTGCTAAGCAAAACAGCCAGTACACAAGGAAAGAAATCAGTAAGAATGATGCTGTTTCTTATTTCACCGAAAAAGGTGATGAGTACAAACTGGAACTTATAGATGGTCTTGAAGATGGCCAAATCACTTTTTATACGCAAGGAAATTTTACAGACCTGTGCCGCGGACCACATATTCCGCACACTGGTTTTATAAAAGCTATTAAGCTTACAAACATAGCGGGTGCTTATTGGCGTGGTGATGAAAAACGTAAGATGCTTACACGTATCTATGGCGTTACATTTCCCAACCAGAAAGAGCTGGATGAATACCTGAAACTGCTGGAAGAAGCTAAGCTGCGTGACCATCGCAAGTTGGGTAAAGAACTGGAGCTATTTACTTTTTCAGAAAAGGTAGGTCTTGGGCTTCCGCTGTGGTTGCCTAAAGGAGCAATGCTTCGCGAAAGGCTGCAACAGTTTCTACAAAAAGCACAAATAGAAACGGGTTATTTACCTGTTATCACTCCACATATTGGCCATAAGAATTTATACATTACAAGTGGTCACTACGAGAAATATGGCAAGGATAGCTTTCAACCGATAGCTACACCGCAGGAAGGTGAGGAGTTCTTTCTGAAACCAATGAACTGCCCACACCACTGCGAAATATACAAAGCAAGTCCACGTAGTTATAAAGATCTTCCGCTTCGTCTTGCTGAGTTCGGCACCGTGTATCGTTACGAGCAACATGGCGAACTTCACGGGCTTACACGTGTGCGTGGATTTACCCAAGACGATGCTCACTTGTTCTGCATGCCTGAACAGGTAAAGGATGAATTCAAAAAAGTGATTGACCTGGTATTGTATGTATTCAATAGCCTGAGCTTTACTGATTATACTGCACAGATTTCATTGCGTAGCAGAGAAGATAGGAGCAAGTATATAGGCAGCGATGAGAACTGGGAGATAAGTGAAAGAGCTATCATTGAATCAGCGGAAGAAAAAGGTTTGCCAACTGTGATTGAATATGGTGAAGCTGCATTCTATGGACCTAAGCTTGATTTCATGGTGAAAGATGCTATAGGTCGTAAGTGGCAACTGGGAACTATCCAGGTTGATTACAATCTACCTGAACGTTTTGATCTTACTTATATAGGAGAAGACAATGCGAAACATCGTCCTGTAATGATCCATCGTGCGCCATTTGGTTCTATGGAACGTTTCATTGCGGTACTGATAGAACACTGTGCCGGAAAATTCCCGCTTTGGCTGGCACCTACGCAGGTTATGGTTTTACCTATCAGCGATAAATACATACCTTATGCTAAAGAAGTGGAGCAACAGCTAAGGCAAAAAGACATTCGCATAGTAACTGATGATCGCAACGAGAAGATCGGCAAGAAGATCCGCGAAGCAGAAATGAATAAAGTGCCTTACATGTTTGTGGTAGGAGAAAAGGAGATGAACGAAAGACAAGTTGCCATGAGAAAACAATCAAAAGGTGACATTGGCGTAAAATCTATAAACGAGGCATTAGAATTGTTACAGGAAGAGATTGATAGTAAAAGAGCATTTGAATAA
- a CDS encoding LEA type 2 family protein — MRLLLPLLLLTFLSFTACKKPQGFDYRDIKNFRVSNWGFNKLTVAMDLLYFNPNNFGVTLKKVDCDIYLDNTYVGKFLLDTTMVIPRNAEFTLPASMDVDMKNIFKNSLNVLFSNEVLVAAKGTTRVGKSGVFINVPFNYEGRHKVDLFNP; from the coding sequence ATGCGTTTGCTATTACCCCTACTCCTATTGACCTTCCTAAGTTTTACAGCTTGTAAAAAGCCACAAGGATTTGATTACCGTGACATCAAGAATTTCAGGGTCTCCAACTGGGGCTTTAATAAGTTAACTGTAGCTATGGACCTGTTGTATTTCAATCCAAACAACTTTGGCGTAACGCTTAAAAAGGTAGACTGCGATATTTACCTGGACAATACTTATGTTGGGAAGTTCCTGCTGGACACCACTATGGTTATTCCACGTAACGCAGAATTTACCTTACCTGCATCAATGGATGTAGATATGAAGAATATTTTCAAGAATTCGCTGAACGTGTTATTCAGCAACGAAGTGTTGGTAGCAGCAAAAGGAACCACGCGTGTAGGCAAAAGCGGGGTCTTTATCAACGTTCCCTTCAACTATGAGGGAAGACACAAGGTGGATCTTTTTAACCCATAA
- a CDS encoding DUF4294 domain-containing protein: MKIKPFIFFLLAFHLAFLTARAQRSPNDTLQVYAFVVDGDTIPGGRMYDVHVMTKMHEKWRKYWREWTRLRNAVYVTYPYAKAAGKVMNEVNAQLVGVTDKDKRRSIIKAREKDLKREFADKITNLSVYQGKVLMKLIYRETGNNCYNIIQEYKGGFTAGFWQTIAVVLGSSLKQNYEPQEKDREIEFIVQDVERMYGHRS; the protein is encoded by the coding sequence GTGAAAATAAAACCCTTCATATTTTTCCTCCTGGCCTTCCACCTGGCATTTCTAACTGCCCGGGCACAACGTTCACCTAACGATACTTTGCAAGTATATGCATTTGTTGTAGATGGCGACACCATTCCTGGAGGCCGTATGTACGATGTGCACGTAATGACCAAGATGCATGAAAAATGGCGCAAGTACTGGAGGGAGTGGACCAGGTTACGCAATGCTGTTTATGTTACCTATCCATATGCTAAGGCGGCAGGTAAGGTAATGAATGAAGTAAATGCTCAACTGGTGGGTGTAACAGATAAGGATAAACGGAGGTCCATCATAAAGGCAAGAGAAAAAGACCTGAAGAGAGAGTTTGCTGATAAGATCACCAACCTTTCTGTTTACCAGGGAAAGGTTCTAATGAAATTGATCTACCGTGAGACTGGCAATAATTGCTACAATATCATCCAGGAATATAAAGGTGGTTTCACTGCCGGCTTTTGGCAAACAATAGCTGTTGTGCTAGGCAGTAGCCTTAAACAGAATTACGAGCCACAAGAAAAAGACCGTGAGATAGAATTTATTGTGCAGGATGTGGAGCGCATGTATGGCCACAGAAGCTAA
- a CDS encoding MmcQ/YjbR family DNA-binding protein has protein sequence MNIEELRDFCLSLKGTQEDIKWGHDLCFTICSKMYCVTGADGKGGTSFKCTDENFELLQEREGIIPAPYMARHKWVMVEMSTALTKEEWKQYILQSYQLVVAKLPKKVKLEAGL, from the coding sequence ATGAACATAGAAGAACTAAGAGATTTCTGCCTTTCTCTAAAAGGCACGCAGGAAGATATAAAATGGGGGCACGACCTCTGCTTTACAATATGCAGCAAAATGTATTGTGTAACAGGCGCCGATGGAAAAGGCGGTACTTCCTTCAAATGCACGGATGAAAATTTCGAATTGCTGCAGGAGCGGGAAGGCATCATTCCAGCTCCGTATATGGCGAGGCATAAATGGGTGATGGTAGAAATGTCAACCGCGCTTACCAAAGAGGAATGGAAGCAATACATTTTACAGTCATACCAACTGGTGGTGGCCAAGCTACCAAAGAAGGTAAAACTGGAAGCAGGATTATAA
- the pyrE gene encoding orotate phosphoribosyltransferase, protein MLKLFCFTYLRGMTNQKAVAEKLLQIGAVQLRPEQPYTWASGWKSPIYCDNRRILSFPFIRDFIKSEMCNVVFEAFPEADLLAGVATAGIAWGAMAADQLKLPYIYVRPKPKEHGLGNQVEGFYENGQKTVVIEDLVSTGKSSLQVVDVLKQQGLDVIGMVSIFNYGFDAAVKNMEAAAVPLHSLTNYQTLINTALEKGLVQTQTENLLLQWRQDPANWNG, encoded by the coding sequence ATGTTGAAGCTCTTTTGCTTCACTTATCTTCGCGGCATGACCAATCAAAAAGCTGTAGCCGAAAAACTGCTTCAGATAGGAGCAGTGCAACTTAGGCCTGAACAACCATACACCTGGGCCAGCGGCTGGAAGAGCCCTATCTATTGCGACAATCGTCGAATTCTTTCTTTTCCGTTCATCCGTGACTTCATTAAGAGCGAGATGTGCAATGTTGTATTTGAAGCATTTCCTGAAGCTGACTTGTTGGCTGGTGTTGCTACAGCAGGTATAGCCTGGGGCGCAATGGCTGCCGACCAGTTGAAGCTGCCTTACATATACGTACGTCCAAAACCCAAAGAGCATGGATTGGGCAACCAGGTCGAGGGCTTCTACGAAAACGGGCAGAAGACGGTGGTGATAGAAGATCTAGTTTCTACAGGAAAAAGTAGTCTGCAGGTAGTGGATGTGCTAAAACAGCAGGGACTAGATGTTATTGGAATGGTCTCCATTTTCAATTATGGTTTTGATGCAGCAGTGAAAAACATGGAAGCTGCCGCGGTTCCTCTTCATTCGCTCACCAATTATCAAACGCTTATTAACACGGCTTTGGAAAAAGGGCTTGTTCAAACACAGACAGAAAACTTATTATTGCAGTGGCGGCAGGATCCTGCCAACTGGAATGGGTAA
- the yiaK gene encoding 3-dehydro-L-gulonate 2-dehydrogenase → MEQEQLIRVRMHDMQQQFSTVLLKYGFTAVKAETLSQVFAENSLDGVYTHGVNRFSRFIQYVQQGHVQKDNEPSLVHAFGVIEQWNGNGGPGILNALQCTERAMAIATGNGIGMVGLANTNHWMRGGTYGWHAAKKGFALISWTNTISVMPSWGATEAKLGNNPLVFAIPYHDEAIVLDMAMSQFSYGKMEMKAMRGESLEVPGGFDAQGNVTTDAAAILASKRPMPIGYWKGAALALLLDVFAAILSAGQATKAISASAVETNVSQVFIAIDLSKLHNYSSIAAALHSIVEDYKTASALGDGALRYPGEGVVRTRKENLEKGIPVDKEVWENIQNL, encoded by the coding sequence ATGGAACAAGAGCAACTGATACGGGTTAGAATGCACGATATGCAGCAGCAGTTTTCCACTGTACTGCTGAAGTATGGTTTTACGGCAGTTAAAGCTGAAACACTATCTCAGGTTTTTGCTGAGAACAGTTTAGATGGTGTGTATACGCATGGTGTAAATCGTTTTTCACGCTTTATCCAATATGTGCAACAAGGGCATGTACAAAAAGATAATGAACCTTCTTTGGTACATGCATTTGGCGTCATAGAGCAATGGAATGGCAACGGAGGTCCGGGTATATTAAATGCTTTGCAATGCACTGAACGGGCAATGGCAATAGCTACAGGTAACGGCATTGGAATGGTTGGTCTGGCTAACACCAACCACTGGATGAGGGGTGGCACTTACGGGTGGCATGCAGCTAAGAAAGGCTTTGCACTCATCAGCTGGACCAACACCATATCGGTGATGCCTTCATGGGGAGCTACTGAAGCTAAATTGGGGAATAATCCACTAGTATTCGCTATACCTTACCACGATGAGGCAATCGTGCTCGATATGGCCATGTCGCAATTTTCGTATGGTAAAATGGAAATGAAAGCAATGCGTGGCGAAAGCCTGGAGGTGCCAGGAGGTTTTGATGCGCAGGGAAATGTTACTACTGATGCGGCAGCCATCCTGGCATCCAAACGGCCAATGCCTATTGGTTATTGGAAAGGAGCCGCACTGGCGTTATTGCTTGATGTTTTTGCAGCCATACTTTCTGCAGGACAGGCTACAAAAGCTATTTCTGCCTCAGCTGTTGAAACAAATGTTTCACAGGTTTTTATTGCTATTGATCTATCGAAGCTGCACAACTATTCGTCCATAGCAGCGGCTTTACATTCTATTGTGGAAGATTATAAAACAGCTTCAGCACTGGGTGATGGAGCTTTACGCTACCCGGGTGAAGGTGTTGTGAGAACAAGAAAGGAGAACTTAGAAAAAGGTATACCCGTAGACAAGGAAGTTTGGGAGAATATACAAAACCTGTAG
- a CDS encoding fatty acid desaturase family protein translates to MATPKFPKTPVSFHGELKKRIADYFDQKGKAPTGNIKLYTKAVILFLLFVGFYVHLVFFTPVLWLALVESALFGFVISAIGFNIMHDGAHGSFSRYKWVNDMASNFANFLGASQHMWKTKHNIIHHTYTNIAGVDDDIEARPLLRLCDEQEHYKIHKYQHYYFPFAYSLLYLWWVFVTDYKKYFSGKIGNIPLRKMTTSEHVSFWMYKLAHAVLFVAIPIYFVGFMPWLVGFLTMGLVTGFVLSIVFQLAHTVEHTHFPMPAEATGKMEDEWAIHQIKTTANFATRNKVISWFCGGLNFQIEHHLFPKISHIHYPQISKIIKQACQEFGIQYVEYPRMTTAIKSHVSYLKHVGRAA, encoded by the coding sequence ATGGCTACTCCAAAATTTCCTAAAACACCGGTTTCATTTCACGGTGAGTTAAAAAAAAGGATTGCAGATTATTTTGATCAAAAAGGCAAAGCGCCAACAGGTAATATTAAGTTGTACACGAAGGCTGTCATTTTGTTCTTATTGTTCGTTGGCTTTTATGTACACCTTGTATTTTTCACGCCTGTCCTTTGGTTGGCATTAGTTGAAAGTGCTCTTTTTGGTTTTGTTATTTCCGCTATTGGGTTCAATATTATGCACGATGGAGCACATGGTAGCTTTAGCCGCTATAAGTGGGTAAACGATATGGCTTCTAATTTTGCCAACTTCCTTGGTGCAAGCCAGCACATGTGGAAGACCAAGCACAACATCATTCACCATACCTATACCAACATTGCTGGTGTGGATGATGATATTGAAGCGCGTCCGTTGTTGCGTCTTTGCGATGAGCAGGAGCATTATAAGATCCACAAATACCAGCATTATTATTTCCCATTTGCATATTCTCTACTTTACCTATGGTGGGTTTTCGTAACTGACTATAAGAAGTACTTCTCTGGAAAGATCGGAAACATTCCACTGCGTAAAATGACCACATCAGAGCACGTTTCTTTCTGGATGTACAAGTTGGCTCATGCTGTTCTGTTTGTTGCTATTCCTATTTATTTTGTAGGTTTCATGCCATGGTTGGTTGGTTTTCTTACTATGGGATTGGTTACAGGTTTTGTATTGAGCATTGTATTCCAGTTGGCACATACAGTAGAGCATACGCATTTTCCTATGCCTGCAGAGGCTACTGGTAAAATGGAAGATGAGTGGGCTATCCACCAGATCAAGACAACAGCAAATTTTGCTACCCGAAATAAAGTGATCAGCTGGTTTTGCGGAGGATTGAACTTCCAGATAGAGCACCACTTGTTTCCTAAGATCTCGCATATTCACTATCCACAAATCAGCAAGATTATAAAGCAGGCTTGCCAGGAGTTCGGTATACAGTATGTTGAATATCCAAGGATGACTACAGCTATCAAGTCGCACGTATCGTACCTGAAGCATGTAGGAAGAGCAGCGTAA
- a CDS encoding NUDIX hydrolase, with translation MPEQIIAAGGIVSNEKGEILFQFRRGKWDLPKGKLDEGESIPECAVREVEEETGLKNIQLGELIGVTTHFYIERNIEIEKETHWYAMKVTGEQQLVPQVEEDIEKLEWVSEHKLQPYLADTYPNIIEIVERYFDDHNQLN, from the coding sequence ATGCCAGAACAGATAATAGCAGCAGGTGGAATAGTTTCTAATGAAAAAGGAGAAATACTATTCCAGTTCAGGCGGGGAAAGTGGGATCTCCCAAAAGGGAAACTAGATGAAGGTGAAAGTATTCCGGAATGTGCAGTTCGCGAAGTGGAAGAAGAAACTGGGTTGAAGAATATCCAGTTAGGAGAATTGATTGGAGTTACAACTCATTTTTACATAGAGCGAAATATAGAAATAGAAAAGGAAACACATTGGTATGCTATGAAGGTTACGGGTGAACAGCAACTGGTGCCGCAGGTAGAGGAAGACATTGAAAAACTGGAATGGGTGAGTGAACACAAACTACAACCTTACCTGGCTGATACTTACCCGAACATCATAGAAATAGTAGAGCGCTATTTTGATGACCACAACCAATTGAACTAG
- a CDS encoding methyltransferase: MDTIVNTNLDSIYWDNRYLEQQTGWDIGYPSTPLKEYFDQLKDKSNSILIPGCGNAYEAAYLLEQGFTNVTLVDISPVVTAKVAEQLHQYLHQQLTIITGDFFQLKGNYDLVVEQTFFCAIDPAIRPLYVKKVKELLAPKGKMVGVLFNRDFPGGPPFGGSKEEYELLFKAEFSNVKIEPCYNSIKPRQGSELFISIQ; this comes from the coding sequence ATGGATACAATTGTAAATACCAACCTCGACAGTATCTATTGGGATAACAGGTATCTTGAACAACAAACAGGATGGGATATCGGCTATCCTTCTACTCCACTGAAAGAATATTTTGACCAATTAAAGGATAAAAGCAATTCTATTTTGATACCTGGCTGTGGCAATGCATACGAAGCAGCTTACCTACTTGAACAAGGTTTCACCAATGTAACTTTAGTTGATATCTCACCGGTAGTTACAGCTAAAGTGGCTGAGCAACTGCACCAGTATTTACACCAGCAATTGACAATTATCACTGGAGACTTTTTCCAACTAAAAGGCAATTATGACCTGGTGGTAGAGCAGACTTTTTTCTGTGCAATTGATCCTGCAATTCGTCCGCTTTATGTAAAGAAAGTGAAAGAACTTCTTGCACCAAAAGGTAAAATGGTTGGTGTTTTGTTCAATCGTGATTTTCCTGGAGGGCCACCTTTCGGTGGAAGTAAAGAAGAATACGAACTTCTTTTCAAGGCAGAATTCAGCAATGTGAAGATTGAGCCATGTTACAACTCAATCAAACCCCGACAAGGCTCAGAATTGTTCATTTCTATACAATAA
- a CDS encoding copper chaperone — protein MKKLLLLLIASFAIGASSFCQVQPAKQEWLTIKTPNVRCWECKKRLEDYMAREIQNNQSGVLKMTINMLSGTTRVLYRTDRTNADNIKTSFNNAGFDADDMKATEDSYKMLPPQCKRVEEGGGPKKGKPCHMDPQYQ, from the coding sequence ATGAAAAAGCTTCTCTTATTGCTCATTGCATCTTTTGCTATTGGTGCAAGTTCTTTCTGCCAGGTACAGCCTGCTAAGCAAGAATGGCTGACTATTAAAACACCTAATGTTCGCTGCTGGGAGTGTAAAAAACGGTTGGAAGATTACATGGCGCGTGAAATTCAAAACAACCAGTCTGGCGTTCTGAAAATGACCATCAATATGCTCAGTGGTACTACCAGGGTATTGTACAGGACAGACAGAACTAATGCTGACAACATTAAGACATCCTTCAACAACGCAGGATTTGATGCAGATGATATGAAAGCGACAGAAGATAGTTACAAGATGCTTCCTCCGCAGTGCAAAAGAGTAGAAGAAGGCGGTGGCCCTAAAAAAGGTAAACCTTGCCATATGGATCCACAATACCAATAG
- the infC gene encoding translation initiation factor IF-3, with the protein MAVNQNFRGRNPNFRREQQQEHRTNRMIRVPEVRLVGEGIEPGVYPIEKALAMAEAQALDLVEISPNAAPPVCRIIDYKKFLYEKKRKEKEMKANSKQSEVKEIRFTPSTDDHDFEFKTKHAEKFLKEGNKVKAYVQFKGRAIMFKDRGELLLLKFAERLGEVGALESMPKMEGKRMLVIFAPKSQKKKTDKEK; encoded by the coding sequence ATGGCAGTTAACCAGAATTTCAGGGGAAGAAATCCCAATTTTCGTAGAGAACAACAACAAGAACATAGAACGAACCGAATGATACGGGTTCCGGAAGTAAGATTGGTTGGAGAAGGAATAGAACCCGGAGTATATCCCATAGAAAAGGCACTTGCCATGGCGGAAGCCCAGGCACTTGATCTTGTAGAAATTTCACCCAATGCAGCGCCGCCTGTTTGCCGCATCATCGATTACAAAAAGTTTTTGTATGAGAAGAAGCGTAAGGAAAAGGAGATGAAGGCGAATTCTAAGCAAAGCGAGGTGAAAGAGATCCGCTTCACGCCTAGTACCGATGATCACGATTTTGAATTCAAGACCAAACACGCAGAAAAGTTTCTTAAGGAAGGAAATAAAGTAAAAGCATACGTTCAGTTTAAAGGCCGTGCGATTATGTTTAAAGATCGTGGTGAGCTATTGCTTCTGAAGTTTGCTGAAAGACTAGGTGAAGTAGGTGCGCTTGAAAGCATGCCTAAGATGGAAGGAAAAAGAATGTTGGTCATCTTCGCACCTAAGAGCCAGAAGAAAAAGACAGATAAGGAAAAGTAA
- a CDS encoding bifunctional nuclease family protein produces the protein MKKIELEIVALSHSITQTHSYAVVLGEVNGLRRLPIVIGGFEAQAIAVALERMQPSRPLTHDLLKNFMNAFNVDLQEIIINDLQEGIFYSKLVCISEHDTVEIDSRTSDALALAVRFGCPVYTYDHILESAGILMDDTTGGTKKKATTTTTTEQGSRDDLSGLSLDELENLLNEVLEQEDYIRAISIRDEINKRK, from the coding sequence ATGAAGAAAATAGAACTGGAAATAGTTGCGTTGTCGCATAGCATTACTCAAACTCATTCCTATGCTGTGGTATTAGGAGAAGTAAATGGTCTTCGCCGTTTACCTATTGTGATCGGAGGTTTTGAAGCACAGGCAATAGCTGTAGCGCTCGAAAGAATGCAACCCAGCCGCCCTCTCACCCACGACCTTCTGAAGAACTTCATGAATGCCTTCAATGTTGACCTGCAAGAGATCATCATCAACGACCTGCAAGAAGGTATTTTCTATTCAAAATTGGTTTGCATCAGTGAACATGATACAGTAGAAATTGATAGCCGTACCAGCGATGCATTGGCGTTGGCTGTACGCTTTGGTTGCCCGGTATATACATATGATCATATACTTGAAAGTGCTGGTATATTAATGGACGACACCACCGGTGGAACCAAGAAAAAAGCAACCACTACTACCACTACCGAACAAGGCAGCCGCGACGATCTAAGTGGACTATCTTTAGATGAACTGGAAAACCTGCTGAACGAAGTACTGGAGCAAGAAGATTATATCAGGGCTATCTCCATCAGGGACGAGATCAATAAGCGCAAGTAG
- the ispE gene encoding 4-(cytidine 5'-diphospho)-2-C-methyl-D-erythritol kinase: MLLFPNCKINLGLNIVAKRPDGYHDLETVFFPIPLTDVLEAVHGTGQFTSSGLAINGDPSDNLCIRAYNLLKQDFPQLPPLDIHLHKNIPMGAGLGGGSSDGAFMLQLLNKKFNLQIPNEKLIDYALQLGSDCPFFIINKPCFATGRGEVMTPIALDLPNFQLVVVNPGIHVSTREAFAGLTPKQPVKSINKIIHQPIETWKDELMNDFEETIFRIHPHIQAIKEELYNKGAVYASMTGTGSTVYGIFPKGVAPAFSFNNHFIQWIQL, encoded by the coding sequence ATGTTACTTTTTCCTAACTGCAAGATCAACCTGGGGCTGAATATTGTTGCCAAACGCCCGGATGGCTATCATGACCTCGAGACTGTCTTCTTCCCCATCCCGCTCACTGATGTATTAGAAGCAGTTCATGGTACCGGTCAATTTACATCTTCAGGTCTTGCCATCAATGGCGATCCATCTGATAATTTATGTATCAGGGCTTACAACCTTTTGAAGCAGGATTTCCCGCAACTACCACCATTAGATATTCATTTGCATAAGAACATTCCTATGGGTGCAGGACTAGGTGGAGGAAGTAGCGATGGCGCATTCATGTTGCAGCTGTTGAACAAGAAATTCAACCTGCAGATCCCGAACGAAAAGCTGATCGATTACGCTCTACAGTTAGGAAGCGACTGCCCATTTTTCATAATCAATAAACCATGTTTTGCTACAGGTCGTGGTGAAGTGATGACACCTATAGCTTTAGATTTACCCAACTTTCAACTTGTGGTTGTCAATCCTGGTATTCATGTTTCTACACGCGAAGCATTTGCAGGTCTTACACCAAAGCAACCAGTCAAATCAATTAATAAAATTATCCATCAACCAATCGAAACCTGGAAAGATGAATTGATGAATGATTTTGAAGAAACTATTTTTCGGATACACCCACACATACAAGCCATAAAAGAAGAACTCTATAATAAAGGTGCTGTATACGCATCTATGACAGGCACCGGAAGTACAGTTTATGGTATCTTTCCAAAAGGTGTTGCACCTGCCTTTTCTTTCAATAATCATTTTATACAATGGATACAATTGTAA
- the bshB1 gene encoding bacillithiol biosynthesis deacetylase BshB1 yields the protein MDLKLDLLAFGVHPDDVELGCAGTILSSIAQGKKAGIVDLTQGELGTRGTIHTRKEEADNAAKVLGVSVRENLQMADGFFQNDEAHQRRVITIIRKYQPEIILCNAPEDRHPDHGRSSQLVSDAAFLSGLRKIETFVDGKPQEAWRPKYVFHYLQDRFLQPDFVFDISEYHDQKIESVLCYKTQFHNPDLNEPQTYISSPEFLDAVKARAMMLGKRIGVKFAEGYISSKMIGINSFDAIIQHTT from the coding sequence ATGGATTTAAAATTGGATCTCCTGGCTTTTGGTGTTCATCCCGATGATGTAGAATTAGGTTGTGCTGGAACAATACTTTCTTCAATTGCTCAAGGAAAAAAAGCAGGCATAGTAGACCTTACACAAGGTGAATTAGGTACCAGGGGTACAATCCATACAAGGAAAGAAGAAGCTGATAATGCTGCTAAAGTTTTAGGCGTTAGTGTTCGTGAGAATCTGCAAATGGCAGATGGTTTTTTTCAAAACGACGAGGCTCACCAACGCAGGGTAATTACCATCATTCGCAAGTACCAACCCGAGATCATATTATGCAACGCTCCTGAGGATCGCCATCCGGATCATGGCCGAAGTTCACAATTAGTTTCAGACGCTGCATTCCTTAGTGGACTGCGGAAGATAGAAACTTTTGTAGACGGAAAACCGCAGGAAGCTTGGCGACCCAAATACGTATTTCATTACCTGCAAGATCGTTTTCTGCAACCCGATTTTGTTTTCGATATTTCTGAATACCACGACCAAAAGATTGAATCTGTATTGTGTTACAAAACACAGTTCCATAATCCTGATTTAAACGAACCCCAGACTTATATATCCAGTCCTGAATTCCTGGATGCTGTAAAGGCACGGGCAATGATGCTGGGTAAGCGCATAGGCGTAAAATTTGCAGAGGGCTACATCAGTTCAAAAATGATTGGGATCAACAGTTTTGATGCAATTATTCAACATACAACCTAA